In Persicimonas caeni, a single window of DNA contains:
- a CDS encoding septal ring lytic transglycosylase RlpA family protein produces the protein MSVVKLMVLTAMFAHYQAEGSVDIPQAEVPPVQQVGLASWYGAGNWHGEITANGEDFDPSKFTCAHRWLPFNTVVLIENPSNGRRVWCRINDRGPYGIRTPEGTWTFKVSSSRHENWRGILDMSIATAEELGTTQVGLQKVHLRYWAREEDTGFDLAVLNP, from the coding sequence ATGTCTGTTGTCAAATTGATGGTCTTGACTGCCATGTTCGCGCACTACCAAGCGGAAGGCAGCGTCGACATCCCGCAGGCCGAAGTCCCCCCTGTCCAGCAGGTGGGCCTGGCCTCGTGGTACGGTGCGGGCAATTGGCACGGTGAGATCACTGCCAACGGCGAAGATTTCGATCCGTCGAAGTTCACCTGTGCACATCGGTGGCTTCCCTTCAACACCGTCGTCCTCATCGAAAACCCGTCGAACGGTCGCCGCGTTTGGTGTCGCATCAACGATCGCGGCCCTTACGGCATCCGCACCCCCGAAGGGACGTGGACGTTCAAAGTGTCGAGTTCGCGCCACGAAAACTGGCGTGGGATTCTGGACATGTCCATCGCGACGGCCGAAGAGCTGGGCACCACCCAGGTCGGGCTGCAGAAGGTGCACTTGCGCTACTGGGCGCGCGAAGAGGACACCGGATTCGATCTCGCCGTACTCAATCCTTGA